The Methylobacterium sp. PvR107 genome contains a region encoding:
- a CDS encoding formyl transferase: MERTIGGTDRPYVGGGRAPAHPETRISEPCPIVRTVTVRLNRRSLRGWHIRLLDQLGQRPDRRIRIAWSAEAGGLPPNAELLFRLEAAIHGLPRPGLATAAEPVALASYEAGPEAGESEIVLDLSEIPADPACAATWRLDFDGVPGEAGLLAALFGGRAPVAALRGLDGAPVAVGRLGAESHTVMLAAFEDYLARTITLIVAALDGARVTRLPDGSEAPLQPGNPFDLGSLGVGRRAAEGLARQIARRLYALCFHRPQWRVGWRRLAGPDLIDLRHHPEGGWIDLPDDGRRFYADPFAIARNGDVTLFVEEFDYRRGKGVISAVRFAADGPQGRPEPVLELETHLSYPFVFEADGQVWMIPESHASGTIDLYRATDFPRGWVHERVLVDGVVASDATLLQHGGRWWLFATVRAGGGSYSDTLHLWHAPDFRGPWIPHRRNPVLIDVGSARAAGAIVERDGALIRPVQDCRGGYGAALGLARILRLDEGGYAQRVETRLEPGAAWPGSRLHMLSAAGGFEFIDGSRRARPRLLV; the protein is encoded by the coding sequence ATGGAGCGGACGATCGGCGGCACGGATCGGCCTTACGTCGGCGGCGGCCGGGCTCCGGCCCATCCGGAGACGCGGATCTCCGAGCCCTGTCCCATCGTCCGGACGGTCACCGTGCGGCTCAACCGCAGATCCCTGCGCGGCTGGCACATCCGCCTCCTCGACCAGCTCGGGCAGCGGCCCGACCGCCGGATCCGGATCGCCTGGAGCGCGGAGGCGGGCGGCCTTCCGCCGAATGCGGAGCTGCTGTTCCGGCTCGAGGCCGCGATCCACGGGTTGCCACGGCCGGGCCTGGCCACCGCGGCCGAGCCGGTCGCCCTGGCGTCCTACGAGGCCGGCCCCGAAGCGGGCGAGAGCGAGATCGTCCTCGATCTCTCGGAAATCCCTGCCGATCCGGCCTGCGCCGCGACATGGCGGCTCGATTTCGATGGCGTTCCGGGTGAGGCGGGCCTTCTCGCCGCCCTGTTCGGCGGGCGGGCGCCCGTGGCGGCCCTGCGCGGGCTGGACGGCGCGCCGGTGGCGGTCGGGCGTCTCGGCGCGGAATCACACACGGTCATGCTGGCGGCCTTCGAGGATTACCTCGCGCGGACCATCACGCTGATCGTGGCCGCCCTCGACGGCGCCCGCGTGACGCGGCTTCCAGACGGGAGCGAGGCGCCACTGCAGCCCGGGAACCCCTTCGACCTCGGCAGCCTCGGAGTCGGACGGCGCGCCGCCGAAGGGCTTGCCCGGCAGATCGCCCGCCGGCTCTACGCCCTCTGCTTCCACCGCCCGCAATGGCGGGTCGGTTGGCGGCGGCTCGCCGGCCCCGACCTCATCGATCTGCGCCATCATCCGGAGGGCGGCTGGATCGACCTGCCCGACGACGGGCGCCGCTTCTACGCCGATCCCTTCGCCATCGCCCGAAACGGGGACGTGACCCTGTTCGTCGAGGAGTTCGATTACCGCCGCGGCAAGGGGGTGATCTCGGCGGTGCGTTTCGCGGCCGACGGCCCGCAGGGGCGACCGGAGCCGGTCCTGGAACTCGAGACCCACCTCTCCTACCCGTTCGTGTTCGAGGCGGACGGGCAGGTCTGGATGATCCCGGAATCCCACGCCTCGGGGACGATCGACCTCTACCGGGCCACCGACTTCCCCCGCGGCTGGGTCCATGAGCGGGTTCTGGTGGACGGGGTCGTGGCGAGCGACGCGACCTTGCTGCAGCACGGCGGCCGCTGGTGGCTGTTCGCCACGGTCCGGGCCGGCGGGGGCAGCTACTCGGACACCCTGCATCTCTGGCACGCGCCGGATTTCCGCGGTCCCTGGATCCCGCACCGGCGCAACCCGGTGCTGATCGATGTCGGCTCGGCCCGCGCGGCCGGCGCAATCGTGGAACGGGACGGCGCCTTGATCCGGCCGGTCCAGGATTGCCGCGGCGGCTACGGCGCGGCCCTCGGCCTTGCCCGGATCCTGCGCCTCGACGAGGGCGGCTACGCGCAGCGGGTCGAAACGCGCCTCGAGCCCGGGGCCGCCTGGCCCGGCTCGCGGCTGCACATGCTGAGCGCGGCCGGCGGCTTCGAGTTCATCGACGGCTCGCGGCGGGCCCGCCCGCGCCTTCTGGTCTGA
- the glyA gene encoding serine hydroxymethyltransferase has product MSAGTAADKHFSNSFFAAPLTEADPEIAEAVAKELGRQQHEIELIASENIVSRAVLEAQGSVLTNKYAEGYPGRRYYGGCQFVDIAEDLAIERAKRLFDCGFANVQPNSGSQANQGVFLALMQPGDTFLGLDLAAGGHLTHGAPPNVSGKWFKPVSYTVRRDDQRIDMEQVAQLAQEHKPKVIIAGGSGYPRHWDFAKFREIADSVGAYFMVDAAHFAGLIAAGVHPSPFPHAHVVTTTTHKTLRGPRGGMILTNDEALAKKFNSAIFPGIQGGPLMHVIAGKAVAFGEALKPEFKIYARQVVENAKALADTLMSGGYDITSGGTDNHLMLVDLQRKGLTGKAAEAALSRADITCNKNGVPFDTQKPTITSGIRLGTPAGTSRGFGVAEFKQIGGFIVEVLDGLVAKGEAGDSAVEADVKRRVHALTDRFPIYG; this is encoded by the coding sequence ATGAGCGCCGGTACCGCCGCCGACAAGCACTTCTCCAACAGCTTCTTCGCCGCCCCCCTCACGGAAGCCGATCCCGAGATCGCCGAGGCCGTGGCCAAGGAGCTCGGCCGCCAGCAGCACGAGATCGAGCTGATCGCCTCGGAGAACATCGTCTCCCGCGCCGTGCTGGAGGCGCAGGGCTCGGTGCTGACCAACAAGTACGCCGAGGGCTATCCGGGCCGGCGCTATTACGGCGGCTGCCAGTTCGTGGACATCGCCGAGGACCTCGCGATCGAGCGCGCCAAGCGCCTGTTCGATTGCGGCTTCGCCAACGTGCAGCCGAATTCCGGGTCCCAGGCCAACCAGGGCGTGTTCCTGGCGCTGATGCAGCCTGGCGACACCTTCCTGGGCCTCGACCTCGCGGCCGGCGGCCACCTGACGCACGGCGCTCCGCCGAACGTCTCGGGCAAGTGGTTCAAGCCGGTCTCCTACACGGTGCGCCGTGACGACCAGCGGATCGACATGGAGCAGGTCGCCCAGCTCGCGCAGGAGCACAAGCCGAAGGTGATCATCGCCGGCGGCTCGGGCTATCCGCGTCACTGGGACTTCGCCAAGTTCCGCGAGATCGCCGATTCGGTCGGCGCCTACTTCATGGTCGACGCCGCCCACTTCGCCGGGTTGATCGCGGCCGGCGTGCACCCGTCGCCGTTCCCGCACGCCCACGTGGTGACCACCACGACCCACAAGACCCTCCGCGGTCCCCGTGGTGGCATGATCCTGACGAACGACGAGGCGCTGGCCAAGAAGTTCAACTCGGCGATCTTCCCCGGTATCCAGGGCGGCCCGCTGATGCACGTCATCGCCGGCAAGGCCGTGGCCTTCGGCGAGGCGCTGAAGCCCGAGTTCAAGATCTACGCCCGCCAGGTGGTGGAGAACGCCAAGGCGCTCGCCGATACGCTCATGTCGGGCGGCTACGACATCACCTCGGGCGGCACCGACAACCACCTGATGCTGGTCGACCTGCAGCGGAAGGGCCTGACCGGCAAGGCGGCGGAAGCCGCGCTGTCGCGGGCCGACATCACCTGCAACAAGAACGGCGTGCCCTTCGACACGCAGAAGCCGACCATCACCTCAGGCATCCGGCTCGGCACCCCGGCCGGCACGTCGCGCGGCTTCGGCGTCGCCGAGTTCAAGCAGATCGGCGGGTTCATCGTCGAGGTGCTGGACGGTCTCGTCGCCAAGGGCGAGGCGGGTGACAGCGCGGTCGAGGCCGACGTCAAGCGCCGCGTCCATGCGCTGACGGACCGGTTCCCGATCTACGGCTGA
- a CDS encoding MATE family efflux transporter: protein MSDGSPAAGTGRFVTGSILRHVIVMAATGSIGLMAIFVVDLLSLFYVSRLGDPNLTAAVGFASIVQFFATAVNIGLMIAAGALVGKAVGACDPVAARRFSTSALALGSLVSALIAVLIAALADPLLALIGARGEALSVARLFLHITLPSNVLLAAGMLFTGLLRAVGEARQAMMVTLAGAVITAFLDPLLIFGAGLGVEGAAITVCVARATFVAVGIRGVAGHGLLGRPRLADLPSDAAALSTVAGPAILTNLAPSVASAFLARLFAGYGADAVAAASVIDRLTPVAFGGLFALSGAIGPILAQNWGAGRFDRMRGVLREAVRVTLAYVTVVWLVLAFARGWLAALFGLHGVAAELFGFFCLVGGAIWFFNGLLFLGNAAFNNLGFPLRSTLLNWGRATLGTVPPAMLGASLYGPRGVVAGMGLGSLVFGALGILLARRTVDRLEGGGPRRRELESAAEASQRAAQLPPGHAHPEPLS from the coding sequence ATGTCTGACGGGTCCCCCGCCGCCGGGACGGGCCGCTTCGTCACGGGCTCGATCCTCCGGCACGTGATCGTGATGGCCGCGACCGGCTCGATCGGGCTGATGGCGATCTTCGTCGTCGACCTGCTGTCGCTGTTCTACGTCTCGCGGCTCGGCGATCCGAACCTGACGGCCGCGGTCGGCTTCGCCAGCATCGTCCAGTTCTTCGCCACGGCGGTGAATATCGGCCTGATGATCGCTGCCGGGGCCCTGGTCGGAAAGGCGGTCGGCGCCTGCGACCCGGTGGCGGCGCGCCGCTTCTCGACTTCCGCGCTGGCCCTCGGCAGCCTCGTCTCGGCCCTGATCGCCGTGCTGATCGCCGCGCTCGCCGACCCGCTTCTAGCCCTGATCGGCGCCCGTGGCGAAGCCCTGAGTGTGGCGCGCCTGTTCCTGCACATCACCTTGCCGTCGAACGTGCTGCTCGCAGCCGGCATGCTGTTTACCGGCCTCCTGCGCGCGGTCGGCGAGGCGCGGCAGGCGATGATGGTCACCCTGGCGGGTGCCGTGATCACGGCCTTCCTCGACCCGTTGCTGATCTTCGGGGCCGGCCTCGGCGTGGAGGGCGCGGCGATCACAGTCTGCGTGGCGCGCGCCACCTTCGTGGCGGTCGGCATCCGCGGCGTTGCCGGCCACGGGCTGCTGGGTCGGCCGCGCCTCGCCGACCTCCCGTCCGACGCCGCCGCCCTGTCGACCGTCGCGGGCCCGGCCATCCTCACCAATCTGGCGCCCTCGGTGGCGAGCGCGTTCCTGGCGCGCCTCTTTGCCGGCTACGGGGCCGATGCGGTCGCGGCCGCCTCGGTGATCGACCGCCTGACGCCGGTGGCCTTCGGCGGCCTGTTCGCGCTCTCGGGCGCGATCGGTCCGATCCTGGCCCAGAACTGGGGCGCGGGCCGGTTCGACCGGATGCGCGGTGTCCTGCGAGAGGCCGTCCGGGTGACGCTCGCCTACGTGACGGTGGTCTGGCTCGTCCTGGCATTCGCCCGCGGCTGGCTGGCGGCCCTGTTCGGCCTGCACGGTGTCGCGGCCGAGCTGTTCGGCTTCTTCTGCCTCGTCGGCGGCGCGATCTGGTTCTTCAACGGGCTTCTGTTCCTCGGCAACGCCGCCTTCAACAATCTCGGCTTTCCCCTCCGTTCGACGCTGCTGAATTGGGGGCGGGCGACGCTCGGCACCGTCCCTCCGGCGATGCTCGGCGCGTCGCTCTACGGCCCCCGGGGCGTGGTGGCCGGGATGGGCCTCGGCTCGCTGGTCTTCGGGGCGCTCGGCATCCTGCTGGCCCGCCGCACGGTCGATCGGCTGGAGGGGGGCGGCCCGCGCCGGCGCGAACTCGAAAGCGCGGCAGAGGCGTCCCAGCGGGCGGCGCAGCTGCCGCCGGGCCACGCCCATCCCGAGCCGTTGAGCTGA
- a CDS encoding DUF937 domain-containing protein: MFNPLEMFQAQGEAGLQAMAQQFGLTNEQTARAFEALMPALTLGLQRSVGMDPTSFTRMFGMPGAARPAAPQGLDALGQMFGSAQLMQAVLRQASATSGVGAQVLRQMLPMMAGAVVASIVHVMLNQPQAEPAQARPSAPPPPVPFPFGPAWTEMAKAFLPAAEPAPAPKPAPKPPEATMGEAGSDMIHQMLRTGAEVQGNNIRAMQELFETFWPSTGAATGAAPQGSKPTSPPPDPGAPKPRRGRPSGGTG; encoded by the coding sequence ATGTTCAACCCGCTCGAGATGTTCCAGGCGCAGGGTGAAGCCGGGCTTCAGGCCATGGCCCAGCAATTCGGCCTGACGAACGAGCAGACGGCCCGCGCCTTCGAGGCGCTGATGCCAGCCCTGACGCTCGGCCTCCAGCGCAGCGTCGGCATGGACCCGACCAGCTTCACCCGGATGTTCGGCATGCCTGGGGCGGCCCGGCCCGCGGCCCCGCAAGGGCTCGACGCCCTCGGCCAGATGTTCGGTTCGGCCCAGCTCATGCAGGCGGTCCTGCGGCAGGCCTCGGCCACCAGCGGGGTCGGCGCCCAGGTTCTGCGCCAGATGCTGCCGATGATGGCGGGCGCCGTGGTGGCCAGCATCGTCCACGTGATGCTCAACCAGCCGCAGGCCGAACCCGCGCAGGCGCGGCCGAGCGCGCCGCCGCCGCCCGTGCCGTTCCCGTTCGGCCCGGCCTGGACCGAGATGGCCAAGGCCTTCCTGCCCGCGGCAGAGCCGGCGCCGGCGCCGAAGCCCGCTCCCAAGCCCCCGGAGGCGACCATGGGTGAGGCCGGCTCCGACATGATCCACCAGATGCTGCGCACCGGCGCCGAGGTCCAGGGCAACAACATCCGGGCGATGCAGGAGCTGTTCGAGACCTTCTGGCCGTCGACCGGCGCGGCGACGGGCGCGGCGCCCCAAGGCAGCAAGCCCACTTCCCCGCCCCCCGATCCGGGGGCGCCCAAACCCCGGCGCGGGCGGCCGTCCGGCGGGACCGGCTGA
- the ribD gene encoding bifunctional diaminohydroxyphosphoribosylaminopyrimidine deaminase/5-amino-6-(5-phosphoribosylamino)uracil reductase RibD, protein MSDDTHFMRLALALGRRGLGTTWPNPSVGAVVVEPGTGRILGTGATAPGGRPHGEPLALAAAGDAARGATLYVTLEPCSHYGRTPPCTDAILASGIARVVSAIEDPDPRVAGRGHALLRTGGVTVETGLLRDAAARDHVGHITRVTRGRPALHLKLARTRDGFCAAAGPERLRITGPVADGAVHLWRAHADGILIGIGTARADDPSLTVRLPGLAARSPLRIVLDTHLRLSPASVLARTARDTPTLVLTTRSAPAHAKRALEALGVEVATVPADATGGIDLTAALAHLGERGLTRLCSEGGPRLADALARADLIEACTLVTGPVELGAAGGLPALGPFLAEALAGDRFREAERLRLGPDAAVTYERNRT, encoded by the coding sequence ATGAGCGACGACACGCATTTCATGCGCCTCGCCCTGGCGCTGGGTCGGCGCGGGCTCGGGACCACTTGGCCGAACCCGTCGGTCGGCGCCGTCGTGGTCGAGCCCGGAACGGGGCGGATCCTGGGGACGGGGGCGACGGCACCCGGCGGGCGCCCGCACGGCGAGCCGCTGGCGCTCGCCGCCGCGGGCGACGCCGCCCGCGGTGCGACCCTCTACGTCACCCTGGAGCCCTGCTCGCATTACGGCCGCACGCCGCCCTGCACCGACGCGATCCTGGCCTCGGGGATCGCCCGGGTGGTCAGCGCGATCGAGGATCCGGACCCACGGGTGGCGGGCCGCGGCCACGCCCTGCTGCGGACCGGCGGCGTCACGGTCGAGACCGGGCTGCTGCGGGATGCGGCGGCGCGCGACCATGTCGGCCATATCACCCGGGTGACGCGCGGCCGGCCGGCCCTGCACCTGAAGCTCGCCCGGACCCGCGACGGCTTCTGCGCGGCCGCCGGTCCCGAGCGCCTGCGGATCACCGGGCCGGTGGCGGACGGGGCGGTCCATCTCTGGCGGGCGCATGCGGACGGGATCCTGATCGGCATCGGCACCGCCCGGGCCGACGACCCGTCGCTGACCGTACGACTGCCGGGGCTGGCGGCGCGCTCGCCCCTGCGGATCGTCCTCGACACGCATCTGCGGCTCTCCCCGGCCAGCGTGCTCGCCCGGACGGCCCGCGACACGCCGACCCTGGTGCTGACAACCCGCTCCGCCCCGGCCCATGCCAAGCGCGCCCTGGAGGCGCTGGGGGTCGAGGTCGCCACGGTGCCGGCGGACGCGACCGGCGGGATCGACCTGACGGCCGCCCTGGCGCATCTGGGCGAGCGCGGACTGACGCGCCTGTGCAGCGAGGGCGGCCCCCGCCTTGCGGACGCGCTGGCGCGGGCCGATCTGATCGAGGCCTGCACGCTTGTCACCGGACCGGTGGAACTCGGCGCAGCCGGCGGCCTTCCGGCACTGGGCCCGTTCCTGGCGGAGGCCTTGGCAGGCGATCGGTTCCGCGAGGCCGAGCGGCTCAGGCTCGGGCCGGATGCGGCCGTGACCTACGAACGCAACAGGACGTAA
- a CDS encoding cupin domain-containing protein: protein MTDHLTAWANCAESRAENGVAKRAIPGAGASLVRVVVPAGVSASRHSHEHEQFVQVVSGSGLLETEQGRKPFSAGSVFHFPAGVWHAATFETETVLIETNLAA, encoded by the coding sequence ATGACCGACCACCTGACCGCCTGGGCCAATTGCGCGGAGAGCCGCGCCGAGAATGGCGTCGCCAAGCGTGCCATTCCGGGCGCTGGCGCGAGCCTCGTGCGGGTTGTGGTGCCGGCGGGCGTCTCGGCGTCGCGTCACAGCCACGAGCACGAGCAGTTCGTGCAGGTCGTCTCCGGTTCGGGCCTCCTGGAGACCGAGCAGGGCCGCAAGCCGTTTTCAGCCGGCAGCGTGTTCCATTTCCCCGCCGGGGTATGGCATGCCGCCACGTTCGAGACCGAGACGGTGCTGATCGAGACGAACCTCGCCGCTTGA
- a CDS encoding monovalent cation:proton antiporter-2 (CPA2) family protein yields MASPVEHASFLPPVLTFLSAAVIGVPVFRLIGQSAVLGYLVAGVLIGPSGLSLIAEPDTAASVAEIGVVLLLFIVGLELHLSQLVSMRRDIFGLGAAQLVVCALVLGGAGVLAGLALGAAAVIGLALALSATAVALQLLEERGDLGSAYGGRAFAVLLFQDLSVVGILALMPLLASAGGATDASWLGEAAMSTGKALAAILTVVLVGRYGLNPFFRLLAASGAREVMTAAALLVVLGTALLMEQVGLSMAMGAFLAGILLAESNFRHQLEADIEPFRGMLLGLFFMSVGMSIDGALVREVWPALFGATLAAILVKVALVAGLFRLFGSDTLGALRGAAVLAPAGEFAFVLLPQAEELGLTGAKATRFAVALAALTMLIGPIAAKGLDKLIERRNARTTHDMEEPASELAESGDARVLVIGFGRFGQVLTQVLLAEGIPVTVIDKDVEQLRAATRFGFRIYYGDGTRLDVLRAAGIGRVELVCICADDREGALKIVDIVHEEFSSVRTFVRAYDRLHAVELMNRDVDYQIRETSESALAFGRAALEGLGLSPEAAAARADDVRKRDIARLVLQQAGALPDGSSWMRGAAAGLKPEPLTAPARPARALSTETRDLVGSDRREAAERVLEKPALAPQETDGADVEGDPDAELESEGSARDA; encoded by the coding sequence ATGGCGAGCCCCGTCGAACATGCGAGCTTCCTGCCGCCGGTCCTGACCTTCCTGTCGGCGGCCGTGATCGGCGTGCCGGTCTTCCGGCTGATCGGCCAGAGCGCCGTGCTCGGCTACCTCGTGGCCGGCGTGCTGATCGGGCCGTCCGGCCTGTCGCTGATCGCCGAGCCCGACACCGCCGCCAGCGTCGCCGAGATCGGCGTGGTGCTGCTGCTGTTCATCGTCGGCCTGGAACTGCACCTGTCGCAGCTCGTCTCGATGCGCCGCGACATCTTCGGGCTCGGCGCCGCGCAACTCGTGGTCTGCGCGCTGGTGCTGGGTGGTGCCGGCGTGCTGGCGGGCCTCGCTCTCGGCGCTGCCGCGGTGATCGGCCTCGCCCTCGCGCTCTCGGCTACTGCGGTGGCGCTGCAGCTGCTGGAGGAACGGGGCGACCTCGGCAGCGCCTATGGCGGACGCGCCTTCGCGGTGCTGCTGTTCCAGGATCTGTCGGTGGTGGGCATCCTGGCCCTGATGCCGCTGCTGGCCTCGGCGGGCGGAGCGACAGATGCGTCGTGGCTCGGCGAGGCGGCGATGTCCACCGGCAAGGCGCTCGCCGCGATCCTCACGGTGGTGCTGGTCGGCCGCTACGGCCTGAACCCGTTCTTCCGGCTGCTGGCCGCCAGCGGCGCCCGCGAGGTGATGACCGCCGCGGCTCTGCTGGTGGTGCTCGGCACGGCGCTGCTGATGGAGCAGGTCGGCCTGTCGATGGCCATGGGCGCGTTCCTCGCCGGCATCCTGCTCGCCGAGTCGAACTTTCGCCACCAGCTCGAGGCCGATATCGAGCCGTTCCGCGGCATGCTGCTCGGCCTGTTCTTCATGAGCGTCGGCATGTCGATCGACGGCGCCCTCGTGCGCGAGGTCTGGCCCGCCCTGTTCGGCGCGACGCTGGCGGCGATCCTCGTCAAGGTCGCCTTGGTGGCCGGCCTGTTCCGGCTGTTCGGCTCGGACACGCTCGGTGCGCTGCGCGGCGCCGCCGTCCTGGCGCCCGCGGGCGAGTTCGCCTTCGTGCTTCTGCCGCAGGCCGAGGAACTCGGGCTCACCGGCGCGAAGGCGACGCGCTTCGCGGTGGCGCTGGCCGCGCTGACCATGCTGATCGGGCCGATCGCCGCGAAGGGCCTCGACAAGCTGATCGAGCGGCGCAACGCGCGGACCACGCACGACATGGAGGAGCCCGCCTCCGAACTCGCCGAGAGCGGCGACGCCCGGGTGCTGGTGATCGGTTTCGGGCGGTTCGGGCAGGTGCTGACCCAGGTGCTGCTGGCCGAGGGCATCCCCGTCACGGTGATCGACAAGGACGTGGAGCAGTTGCGCGCCGCCACGCGCTTCGGCTTCCGCATCTATTACGGCGACGGCACGCGTCTCGACGTGCTCAGGGCCGCCGGGATCGGGCGGGTCGAGCTGGTCTGCATCTGCGCCGACGACCGCGAGGGCGCCCTCAAGATCGTCGACATCGTGCATGAGGAATTCTCCAGCGTGCGCACCTTCGTGCGCGCCTACGACCGCCTGCACGCCGTCGAGCTGATGAACCGGGACGTGGATTACCAGATCCGCGAGACCTCCGAATCCGCCCTCGCCTTCGGACGGGCGGCACTCGAGGGTCTCGGGCTGTCGCCGGAGGCGGCCGCGGCGCGGGCCGACGATGTGCGCAAGCGCGACATCGCCCGCCTTGTGCTGCAGCAGGCCGGCGCTCTGCCGGACGGTTCCAGCTGGATGCGCGGGGCTGCGGCCGGCCTCAAGCCCGAGCCGCTGACCGCCCCGGCGCGACCTGCGCGGGCGCTGAGCACCGAGACCCGCGACCTTGTGGGCAGCGATCGGCGCGAGGCAGCCGAGAGGGTGCTGGAGAAGCCCGCCCTCGCCCCGCAGGAGACCGACGGCGCGGACGTCGAGGGCGATCCCGACGCGGAGCTGGAGTCTGAAGGCAGCGCCCGGGATGCGTGA
- a CDS encoding RT0821/Lpp0805 family surface protein, producing the protein MRRCACKEPSRRSHIVASLSVLSLTVALCGCSQPLLVFRGEVSEAPRVVEEPVVTGSIEKRPMSFGDDLVEEDWRRARAALGVALDPQGNGRPVKWDNPETGLHGTVNPTGLPYVAEDLICRNFLASVVAPGRSRFVRGTGCKPSGGQWTLKRVRAATKTERS; encoded by the coding sequence ATGCGGCGATGCGCGTGTAAAGAGCCGAGCCGGCGGTCGCATATCGTCGCGTCCCTGTCGGTCCTGTCGTTGACGGTCGCGCTGTGCGGATGCAGCCAGCCGCTGCTCGTGTTCCGCGGTGAGGTCAGCGAGGCGCCGCGGGTGGTCGAGGAGCCCGTCGTCACCGGCAGCATCGAGAAGCGCCCCATGAGCTTCGGGGACGATCTCGTCGAGGAGGATTGGCGCCGCGCCCGCGCGGCCTTGGGGGTCGCGCTGGACCCGCAGGGCAATGGCCGTCCGGTGAAGTGGGACAATCCCGAGACCGGCCTGCACGGGACCGTCAATCCGACCGGACTGCCCTACGTCGCCGAGGACCTGATCTGCCGCAACTTCCTCGCCTCGGTTGTCGCGCCGGGCCGCAGCCGGTTCGTGCGCGGCACCGGCTGCAAGCCGTCGGGAGGACAGTGGACTCTCAAGCGCGTCCGGGCCGCGACGAAGACCGAGCGTTCCTGA
- the nrdR gene encoding transcriptional regulator NrdR has product MRCPYCGGSETQVKDSRPSEDGAAIRRRRVCPDCAGRFTTFERVQLREVVVLKRSGKRVPFDRDKLQRSIDVALRKRAVDPDRIERLVNGITRQLESAGEPEVTSEAIGELVMAGLKGLDDVAYVRFASVYKNFREAKDFEDLLGTLSDGTPVPAGAPEPEVEPEPETSGRRRAGRS; this is encoded by the coding sequence ATGCGGTGTCCTTATTGCGGCGGCTCCGAGACCCAGGTGAAGGACTCGCGGCCCTCCGAGGACGGCGCCGCGATCCGGCGCCGCCGGGTCTGTCCCGACTGCGCCGGCCGCTTCACCACCTTCGAGCGGGTGCAGCTGCGCGAGGTCGTGGTGCTCAAGCGCTCCGGCAAGCGCGTGCCCTTCGACCGGGACAAGCTCCAGCGCTCCATCGACGTGGCTTTGCGCAAGCGCGCCGTCGATCCCGATCGGATCGAGCGGCTGGTCAACGGCATCACCCGGCAGCTCGAGAGCGCGGGCGAGCCGGAGGTGACCTCCGAGGCGATCGGTGAGCTGGTGATGGCGGGGCTCAAGGGCCTCGACGATGTCGCCTACGTGCGCTTCGCCTCGGTCTACAAGAACTTCCGCGAGGCCAAGGACTTCGAGGACCTGCTCGGCACGCTGAGCGACGGCACCCCGGTGCCGGCGGGCGCGCCCGAACCGGAGGTCGAGCCGGAGCCAGAGACATCGGGACGCCGCCGCGCCGGACGCTCATGA
- the pdxH gene encoding pyridoxamine 5'-phosphate oxidase: MDQLRTDDPKRADFTLSEDPVALFAAWMKEAEAAEPEDANAMALATAGSDGLPDVRMVLLKDFDARGFVFYTNTQSTKGEELAENPQAALVLHWKSLRRQVRARGPVAPVTPEEADAYFQSRRRESRLGAIASQQSRPLADRDTLMSAVAALSERYGDGPIPRPAHWTGFRIAPVSVEFWQNGDFRLHDRVRFTRTGDSWSRARLYP, translated from the coding sequence GTGGATCAGTTAAGGACCGATGACCCGAAGCGTGCGGACTTCACGCTGAGCGAAGACCCCGTCGCGCTGTTCGCCGCCTGGATGAAGGAGGCCGAGGCCGCCGAGCCCGAGGATGCGAACGCGATGGCGCTCGCCACCGCCGGGTCCGACGGGTTGCCGGACGTGCGCATGGTGCTGCTGAAGGACTTCGATGCGCGCGGCTTCGTGTTCTACACCAACACCCAGTCCACCAAGGGCGAGGAGCTGGCCGAGAACCCCCAGGCCGCGCTGGTGCTGCACTGGAAGAGCCTGCGTCGGCAGGTGCGGGCCCGGGGCCCGGTCGCACCGGTGACGCCGGAGGAGGCGGACGCATATTTCCAGAGCCGCCGCCGCGAGAGCCGGCTCGGCGCCATCGCCAGCCAGCAATCGCGCCCGCTCGCTGATCGCGACACCTTGATGAGCGCCGTGGCGGCCTTGTCGGAGCGCTACGGGGACGGGCCGATCCCGCGCCCGGCGCACTGGACCGGCTTCCGCATCGCGCCGGTGAGCGTCGAGTTCTGGCAGAACGGCGATTTCCGCCTGCACGACCGGGTGCGGTTCACCCGGACTGGCGACAGCTGGAGCCGGGCGCGGCTCTACCCCTGA